One Ostrea edulis chromosome 2, xbOstEdul1.1, whole genome shotgun sequence genomic region harbors:
- the LOC130051404 gene encoding uncharacterized protein LOC130051404 encodes MYWLLLIGVCVLDASSGRIRIYYTDRIYYTDRIYYTDRTYYTDRIYYTDRIYYTDRIYYTDRIYYTDRTYYTDRTYYTDRIYYTDRIYYTDRTYYTDRIYYTDRIYYTDRTYYTDRIYYTDRTYYTDRTYYTDRIYYTDRIYYTDRIYYTDRIYYTDRIHYTDRIYYTDRIYYTDRIYYSDRTYYTDRTYNTDRIYYTDRIYYTDRIYYTDRIHYTDRTYYTDRIYYTDRTYYTDRISYTDRTYYTDRIYYTDRTYYTDRTYYTDRIYYTDRIYYTDKTYYTDKTYYTDRIYYTDRTYYTDRTYYTDSIYYTDRTYYTDRIYYTDRTYYTDRIYYTDRTYYTDRTYYTDSIYYTDRTYYTDRISYTDRIYYTDRTYYTDRIYYTNRIYYTDRTYDTDRIYYTDRTYDTDRTYNTDRIYYTDRTYYTDMISYTDRIYYTDRTYYTDRIYYTNRIYYRQDLLHRQDLRYRQDLLHRQDLRYRQDLQYRQDLLYRQDLLHRQDLLQRQDLLHRQDLLYRQDRQDLLYRQDLLYRQDFLHRQDLLNR; translated from the exons ATGTACTGGTTACTTCTCATCGGAGTGTGTGTATTGGACGCGAGTTCTGGGAGAATCAG GATTTACTACACAGACAGGATTTACTATACAGACAGGATTTACTACACAGACAGGACTTACTATACAGACAGGATTTACTACACAGACAGGATTTACTACACAGACAGGATTTACTATACAGACAGGATTTACTACACAGACAGGACTTATTATACAGACAGGACTTACTACACAGACAGGATTTACTATACAGACAGGATTTACTACACAGACAGGACTTACTACACAGACAGGATTTACTATACAGACAGGATTTACTACACAGACAGGACTTACTATACAGACAGGATTTACTACACAGACAGGACTTACTACACAGACAGGACTTACTACACAGACAGGATTTACTACACAGACAGGATTTACTATACAGACAGGATTTACTACACAGACAGGATTTACTACACAGACAGGATTCACTACACAGACAGGATTTACTATACAGACAGGATTTACTACACAGACAGGATTTACTACTCAGACAGGACTTACTACACAGACAGGACTTACAACACAGACAGGATTTACTATACAGACAGGATTTACTACACAGACAGGATTTACTATACAGACAGGATTCACTACACAGACAGGACTTACTATACAGACAGGATTTACTATACAGACAGGACTTACTATACAGACAGGATTTCCTACACAGACAGGACTTACTACACAGACAGGATTTACTACACAGACAGGACTTACTACACAGACAGGACTTACTACACAGACAGGATTTACTACACAGACAGGATTTACTACACAGACAAGACTTACTATACAGACAAGACTTACTACACAGACAGGATTTACTATACAGACAGGACTTACTATACAGACAGGACTTACTACACAGACAGTATTTACTATACAGACAGGACTTACTATACAGACAGGATTTACTACACAGACAGGACTTACTATACAGACAGGATTTACTATACAGACAGGACTTACTACACAGACAGGACTTACTACACAGACAGTATTTACTATACAGACAGGACTTACTATACAGACAGGATTTCCTACACAGACAGGATTTACTATACAGACAGGACTTACTATACAGACAGGATTTACTATACAAACAGGATTTACTACACAGACAGGACTTACGATACAGACAGGATTTACTACACAGACAGGACTTACGATACAGACAGGACTTACAATACAGACAGGATTTACTATACAGACAGGACTTACTATACAGACATGATTTCCTACACAGACAGGATTTACTATACAGACAGGACTTACTATACAGACAGGATTTACTATACAAACAGGATTTACTACAGACAGGATTTACTACACAGACAGGACTTACGATACAGACAGGATTTACTACACAGACAGGACTTACGATACAGACAGGACTTACAATACAGACAGGATTTACTATACAGACAGGATTTACTACACAGACAGGATTTACTACAGAGACAGGACTTACTACACAGACAGGATTTACTATACAGACAGGACAGACAGGATTTACTATACAGACAGGACTTACTATACAGACAGGATTTCCTACACAGGCAGGATTTACTAAACAGATAG